From Paenibacillus polymyxa, the proteins below share one genomic window:
- a CDS encoding Gfo/Idh/MocA family protein — MKLGIVGAGMIVGDLLSFIQEIPTILLKAICSRPSHEEKLLDWQRRYGISQIYSDYSKMLMNNDVDTVYIGLPNHLHYSYAKEALLSGKHVICEKPFTSNLHEFLELKEIAQQRKLVLVEAITNQYLKNYFSMKEYLPKLGEIKIVECNYSQYSSRYEAFKSGVIQPAFNPEMSGGALMDINLYNIHFVVGLFGSPKKVEYLANMERGIDTSGILLLDYGNFKCVCIGSKDSTAPNAVNIQGNKGYIHMASSANICDYFEYTPNKETPIRVDLKDHSHRMYDEFVEFDRIIRDNDLEKVSDMLEHSEKVMNVIEEAKQSANLVFGPDKHNL, encoded by the coding sequence ATGAAATTGGGAATTGTCGGAGCAGGAATGATTGTAGGGGATCTATTGAGCTTTATTCAGGAAATCCCGACTATTTTATTAAAGGCCATTTGTTCTAGACCTAGCCATGAGGAGAAATTACTAGATTGGCAACGTAGATATGGAATCTCTCAGATTTATTCGGATTACAGCAAAATGCTGATGAATAATGACGTTGATACTGTCTATATTGGGTTGCCTAATCATCTTCATTATTCATATGCCAAAGAAGCATTACTGAGTGGTAAACATGTCATTTGTGAGAAGCCGTTCACATCCAATTTGCATGAATTTCTAGAGCTAAAAGAAATTGCTCAGCAAAGAAAACTGGTATTGGTGGAAGCCATTACGAATCAATATTTGAAAAATTATTTTTCCATGAAGGAGTATCTGCCTAAGCTTGGTGAGATTAAAATAGTTGAATGTAACTATTCTCAATATTCATCTCGGTATGAGGCTTTTAAATCGGGAGTAATCCAGCCTGCGTTTAATCCAGAAATGTCTGGCGGAGCCTTGATGGATATCAATTTATACAATATTCATTTTGTTGTTGGCCTTTTCGGGAGCCCTAAGAAGGTAGAATATTTGGCGAACATGGAACGTGGAATTGATACTTCAGGCATACTGCTACTTGATTACGGCAATTTTAAGTGTGTTTGCATAGGTTCAAAAGACAGTACGGCACCCAATGCAGTGAACATTCAAGGCAATAAAGGCTATATACACATGGCGAGTTCAGCTAATATATGCGATTATTTTGAATACACTCCTAATAAGGAAACGCCCATCCGTGTGGATCTGAAGGATCATTCGCATCGTATGTATGACGAATTCGTTGAATTCGACCGTATCATCCGTGACAACGATTTGGAAAAGGTCTCGGATATGCTT